The Skermanella pratensis genome has a window encoding:
- a CDS encoding cell division protein FtsX, translating to MFRTHYDLPLQRDVTGRFLPWIIALMVYLAILAMAGSMVLSDMAQRWDRGLAGTLTVQVPPLPEGNPTLDDRVRSALEVLRATPGIARAEALPRQDLQGLLEPWLGTGALNADLPVPAMIDVALAGGRIDMNGLAQRLRAAVPGAELDDHAAWLKDLLAVARAVEAVALGILALVGGAAVATVIFVSRAGLAIHGQVVELLHVMGAPDRYVARQFQSHVLGLAIRGGVIGTVLAAATLIALKRAGGEYAAGLMPDMALNQLQLASLAAVPAIAAVLAAVTARITVMRALARMP from the coding sequence ATGTTCCGCACCCACTACGATCTGCCGCTTCAACGCGACGTGACGGGACGATTCCTGCCCTGGATCATCGCCCTGATGGTCTATCTGGCGATCCTGGCCATGGCCGGGTCCATGGTGCTGTCGGACATGGCGCAACGCTGGGACCGCGGCCTCGCCGGAACCTTGACCGTCCAGGTGCCGCCGCTGCCCGAGGGGAACCCGACCCTGGACGACCGCGTCCGGTCCGCGCTGGAAGTGCTTCGCGCCACGCCGGGAATCGCCAGGGCCGAGGCCCTGCCCCGCCAGGACCTCCAAGGCCTGCTGGAGCCGTGGCTGGGCACCGGCGCGCTGAACGCCGACCTGCCGGTGCCCGCCATGATCGACGTGGCCCTGGCGGGCGGCAGGATCGACATGAACGGCCTCGCCCAGCGGCTCCGCGCGGCGGTGCCCGGTGCCGAGCTGGACGACCACGCGGCCTGGCTCAAGGACCTGCTGGCGGTCGCCCGGGCGGTCGAGGCGGTAGCCCTGGGAATTCTGGCGCTGGTCGGCGGCGCCGCGGTCGCGACCGTCATCTTCGTCTCCCGCGCCGGCTTGGCGATCCATGGGCAAGTGGTCGAGCTGCTGCATGTCATGGGAGCCCCGGACCGCTATGTCGCCCGGCAGTTCCAGAGCCACGTGCTGGGGCTCGCGATACGCGGCGGCGTCATCGGGACGGTGCTGGCGGCGGCGACCCTGATCGCGCTGAAGCGCGCCGGAGGGGAGTATGCGGCCGGGCTGATGCCGGACATGGCGCTGAACCAGCTTCAGCTGGCGTCGTTGGCGGCCGTCCCGGCGATCGCGGCCGTCCTGGCGGCGGTGACCGCCCGCATCACCGTCATGCGCGCCCTGGCGCGGATGCCGTGA
- a CDS encoding YdcF family protein → MILAQRVARVLLPPAALLGLALVCWFGGLVWFAQTIPREEGWADRATDAIVVLTGGSERISTGVQLLSRGLGRTLFVSGVHQGVDLRDMLRAAKLEPSTLECCIVLGYEAGDTVGNAAETAAWMRSRHYDSLRLVTSNYHMRRSLLEFGMAMPQVDVVPHPVAPDAVKLADWWRWPGTLALIVNEYNKYLYALARYSLSS, encoded by the coding sequence GTGATCCTGGCGCAGCGAGTCGCGCGCGTGCTGCTGCCGCCGGCTGCGTTGCTCGGCCTGGCCCTGGTCTGCTGGTTCGGCGGACTGGTCTGGTTCGCCCAGACCATTCCCCGCGAGGAAGGCTGGGCCGACCGGGCGACCGACGCCATCGTCGTGCTGACCGGCGGCAGCGAGCGGATCAGCACGGGGGTCCAACTCCTGTCCCGCGGCCTGGGGCGAACCCTGTTCGTGTCCGGGGTCCACCAGGGCGTCGACCTGCGCGACATGCTGCGGGCGGCCAAGCTGGAGCCGAGTACCCTGGAATGCTGCATCGTGCTGGGGTACGAGGCCGGCGACACGGTCGGCAACGCGGCGGAAACGGCGGCCTGGATGCGGAGCCGGCATTACGATTCGCTGCGCCTCGTGACCTCGAACTACCATATGCGGCGCAGCCTGCTGGAGTTCGGCATGGCGATGCCGCAGGTCGATGTGGTACCGCACCCCGTCGCCCCCGACGCGGTCAAGCTGGCCGACTGGTGGCGCTGGCCGGGAACGCTGGCGCTGATCGTCAACGAATACAACAAGTACCTCTACGCCCTGGCGCGCTACTCGCTGTCGTCCTGA
- a CDS encoding TrmH family RNA methyltransferase: protein MPKPPRPHPRPGKSAGTPRFKPAGRRPPGRPAPELTDRPERPEPPQEKLLRITGLPAVSALFQRNGRLVERLFFDERNAAAVAGFCRDLAKARKPYRQVDTDELARVAGTVLHGGVVAVTRPRPVPPFDPAEASRWAAEGKPLLLLDGIGNPHNLGAIVRTAAFFGLERIVISDHPAQAGPSEASYRVAEGGMEHVRLYRATGFARMLKQLASSYRVLGTALGRGEPLDQPADRRPTAIVLGNEEDGLGPGTLDACEGILTLSGSGRVQSLNVAATAAILIHELTRARPPGRQAGLASGARAR from the coding sequence ATGCCAAAGCCTCCCCGCCCCCATCCCCGGCCCGGAAAGTCCGCGGGCACTCCCCGGTTCAAGCCGGCGGGCCGCCGTCCTCCCGGCAGGCCCGCTCCCGAACTGACGGACCGGCCCGAACGGCCCGAGCCGCCCCAGGAGAAGCTGCTTCGGATCACCGGCCTGCCGGCGGTCTCCGCGCTGTTCCAGCGCAACGGCCGGCTGGTCGAGCGGCTTTTCTTCGACGAGCGGAACGCCGCGGCCGTCGCCGGCTTCTGCCGGGACCTGGCGAAGGCGCGCAAACCTTACCGTCAGGTGGATACCGACGAGCTGGCGCGGGTCGCGGGAACGGTCCTGCATGGCGGGGTCGTGGCGGTCACCCGCCCTCGCCCGGTCCCCCCGTTCGATCCGGCCGAGGCCTCCCGCTGGGCGGCGGAGGGCAAGCCGCTGCTGCTTCTGGACGGCATCGGCAATCCGCACAACCTGGGCGCCATCGTGCGGACGGCGGCGTTCTTCGGGCTGGAGCGGATCGTGATATCCGATCATCCGGCGCAGGCCGGTCCGTCGGAAGCGAGCTACCGGGTCGCCGAGGGCGGCATGGAGCATGTCCGGCTCTACCGCGCGACCGGATTCGCGCGGATGCTGAAGCAGCTGGCGTCGAGCTACCGGGTGCTGGGAACCGCGCTGGGGCGCGGCGAGCCGCTGGACCAGCCTGCCGACCGCCGGCCCACCGCCATCGTGCTCGGCAACGAGGAGGACGGCCTTGGGCCCGGAACCCTGGATGCGTGCGAGGGAATCCTGACCCTGTCGGGGTCCGGCCGCGTCCAGTCGCTCAACGTCGCCGCCACCGCGGCCATTCTCATCCACGAGTTGACGAGGGCGCGGCCCCCCGGCCGGCAAGCCGGACTGGCGTCCGGAGCCCGGGCACGCTAG
- a CDS encoding lysophospholipid acyltransferase family protein, giving the protein MTAARSLLFNIAFFTWTTVCCFGLLWMLLLPRRQMVHVVEWYLRTIYFLERTILGLDYEVRGLENVPRNGSYILAAKHQSAWETMKLHLLIDDPAIILKRELLFLPIWGWYAAKARMIAVDRSARGRAIASMVEGAARIKSEGRPIVIFPQGTRTAVGRYLPYRVGVAVLYKDLDLPIVPMALNSGVYWGRRSFRKHSGRVVVEFLPPIEPGLSREAALAELESRLETATDRLVMEAGGPPTEKPAKQVPQGAPAPVP; this is encoded by the coding sequence ATGACCGCCGCCCGTTCTCTCCTGTTCAATATCGCGTTCTTCACCTGGACGACGGTGTGCTGCTTCGGCCTGTTATGGATGCTGCTGCTTCCGCGGCGGCAGATGGTCCATGTGGTGGAGTGGTACCTGCGGACCATCTATTTCCTGGAACGCACGATCCTGGGACTCGACTACGAGGTGCGCGGGCTGGAGAACGTCCCGCGAAACGGCTCATACATCCTGGCGGCCAAGCACCAGTCCGCCTGGGAGACCATGAAGCTCCATCTGCTGATCGACGACCCGGCGATCATCCTGAAGCGCGAGCTTCTGTTCCTGCCGATCTGGGGCTGGTACGCCGCCAAGGCCCGGATGATCGCGGTGGACCGGAGTGCCCGCGGCCGGGCCATCGCCTCGATGGTCGAGGGTGCCGCCCGGATTAAGTCCGAAGGACGGCCGATCGTCATCTTTCCCCAGGGAACCAGGACCGCGGTGGGACGTTACCTGCCTTACCGGGTCGGCGTGGCGGTGCTCTACAAGGACTTGGACCTGCCGATCGTGCCCATGGCGCTGAATTCCGGCGTCTATTGGGGCAGGCGGAGTTTCCGGAAGCACAGCGGCCGGGTCGTGGTCGAGTTCCTGCCGCCGATCGAGCCGGGACTCAGCCGCGAGGCGGCGCTGGCGGAACTGGAAAGCCGGCTGGAGACGGCGACCGATCGGTTGGTGATGGAGGCGGGCGGCCCGCCTACGGAAAAGCCGGCCAAGCAGGTGCCCCAAGGAGCGCCGGCCCCTGTTCCGTGA
- a CDS encoding adenosylcobalamin-dependent ribonucleoside-diphosphate reductase, whose product MTSVAAISQQIWDMKYRLKLLDGQPVDKTVSDTWTRVAEALAEPEKDPAAWIPRFAEALADYQFLPAGRILAGAGTGRNVTLFNCFVMGRIPDDMGGIFAHLREAALTMQQGGGIGYDFSTLRPKGAAVLGVGADASGPLSFMDVWDAMCRTIMSAGHRRGAMMATLRCDHPDIEAFIEAKREPGRLRMFNLSVLVTDAFMAAVRQDDAWPLTFNGTVFKTLQARDLWDRIMRATYAYAEPGVIFIDRINQYNNLWYVEDISATNPCGEQPLPPYGACLLGSINLAALVRQPFTEQARLDMDRLAELVPLAVRMMDNVVDVSRFPLPEQLAEAKAKRRIGLGVTGLADALILCRARYGSEQAVALTERWLAALRRHAYLASTRLAAEKGSYPLFDAEKFLAGANAGTLDPDVRDAIAKHGLRNALLTSIAPTGTISLFADNISSGIEPVFAYSYDRNVLMPDGSRRQEEVSDHAYRLFRQTFGDKAPLPDYFVDVQSLSPAAHVVMQAVAQKYIDSSISKTINCPEDLSFEAFKDVYVHAFELGCKGCTTYRPNEVTGSVLSVKKAEARPEEKAESPPPPAPPPVQDAGAVVYMTQPLDRPDVLPGQTYKVRWPESDHALYITLNDIIQDGRRRPFEVFINSKNMEHYAWTVALTRMISAVFRRGGDIAFVVEELKAVFDPRGGQWMNGRYVPSLLAAIGEVIERHMIGIGFLPEHGDGEAAKPARRAVGAPGVRLRQCPQCGQPGLVRQEGCDQCPNCGYSKCS is encoded by the coding sequence ATGACTTCGGTGGCAGCCATATCCCAGCAGATCTGGGATATGAAATACCGACTGAAACTGCTTGACGGGCAGCCTGTGGACAAAACGGTCAGCGACACTTGGACGCGCGTGGCCGAGGCCCTGGCCGAGCCTGAAAAAGACCCTGCCGCGTGGATCCCCCGATTCGCCGAAGCACTGGCCGATTATCAATTCCTGCCCGCGGGCCGCATCCTCGCGGGCGCGGGCACCGGACGCAACGTGACGCTGTTCAACTGCTTCGTCATGGGCCGGATCCCCGACGACATGGGCGGCATCTTCGCCCACCTGCGCGAGGCCGCCCTGACCATGCAGCAGGGCGGCGGCATCGGATACGACTTTTCCACGCTGCGCCCCAAGGGCGCCGCGGTACTGGGCGTGGGCGCAGACGCCTCCGGTCCGCTGTCCTTCATGGACGTCTGGGACGCGATGTGCCGCACGATCATGAGCGCCGGCCACCGCCGAGGCGCCATGATGGCGACGCTGCGCTGCGACCATCCCGACATCGAAGCCTTCATCGAGGCGAAGCGCGAGCCAGGGCGGCTCAGGATGTTCAACCTGTCGGTGCTGGTGACCGACGCCTTCATGGCCGCCGTTCGCCAGGACGACGCCTGGCCGCTGACTTTCAACGGCACCGTGTTCAAGACCCTGCAGGCCCGTGACCTGTGGGACCGCATCATGCGGGCGACCTACGCCTATGCCGAGCCGGGCGTGATCTTCATCGACCGGATCAATCAGTACAACAATTTATGGTATGTTGAGGATATTTCCGCGACCAATCCCTGTGGGGAGCAGCCGCTTCCCCCCTACGGCGCCTGCCTTCTGGGATCGATAAACCTCGCGGCGCTGGTGCGGCAGCCATTCACCGAACAGGCGCGCCTGGACATGGACCGGCTGGCGGAGCTGGTGCCGCTGGCCGTCCGCATGATGGACAATGTGGTCGATGTCTCCCGCTTCCCGCTGCCCGAGCAGCTGGCGGAGGCAAAGGCGAAGCGGCGGATCGGGCTTGGCGTCACGGGGCTGGCCGATGCCCTGATCCTGTGCCGGGCGCGCTACGGCAGCGAGCAGGCGGTCGCCCTGACGGAGCGGTGGCTGGCGGCCTTGCGGCGGCATGCCTATCTGGCTTCGACCCGGCTTGCCGCCGAGAAGGGCAGCTACCCGCTGTTCGACGCGGAGAAGTTCCTGGCCGGCGCCAATGCCGGGACGCTCGATCCGGACGTGCGGGATGCGATCGCGAAGCACGGGCTGCGCAACGCGCTGCTGACCTCGATCGCGCCGACCGGCACGATCTCGCTGTTCGCCGACAACATCTCGTCCGGGATCGAGCCGGTGTTCGCCTACAGCTACGACCGGAACGTGCTGATGCCCGACGGGTCGCGCCGGCAGGAGGAGGTCTCGGACCACGCCTACCGGCTGTTCCGGCAAACCTTCGGGGACAAGGCTCCCCTGCCCGACTACTTCGTCGACGTGCAGTCGCTCAGCCCGGCGGCCCACGTGGTGATGCAGGCCGTGGCCCAGAAGTACATAGACAGCAGCATCTCCAAGACGATCAACTGCCCCGAGGACCTCTCGTTCGAGGCGTTCAAGGACGTCTATGTCCACGCCTTCGAGCTTGGCTGCAAGGGATGCACGACCTACCGGCCGAACGAGGTGACCGGGTCGGTGCTGTCGGTGAAGAAGGCGGAAGCGAGACCGGAGGAGAAAGCAGAATCTCCGCCGCCTCCCGCCCCTCCGCCGGTGCAGGACGCGGGCGCGGTGGTCTACATGACCCAACCGCTCGACCGCCCGGATGTGTTGCCGGGACAGACCTACAAGGTGCGTTGGCCGGAGAGCGACCATGCCCTTTACATCACCCTGAACGACATCATCCAGGACGGCCGGCGGCGGCCGTTCGAGGTGTTCATAAACTCCAAGAACATGGAGCATTACGCCTGGACCGTGGCGCTGACCCGCATGATCAGCGCGGTGTTCCGGCGCGGCGGCGACATCGCCTTCGTGGTGGAGGAGCTGAAGGCGGTGTTCGATCCGCGCGGCGGCCAGTGGATGAACGGCCGATACGTCCCCTCGCTCCTGGCCGCCATCGGCGAGGTGATCGAGCGGCACATGATCGGAATCGGATTCCTGCCCGAACACGGCGACGGCGAGGCCGCGAAACCGGCGCGCCGGGCGGTCGGGGCTCCGGGGGTCCGCCTGCGCCAGTGTCCGCAATGCGGTCAGCCCGGGCTGGTCCGCCAGGAAGGCTGCGACCAATGCCCCAACTGCGGCTATTCGAAATGCTCCTGA
- a CDS encoding putative glycolipid-binding domain-containing protein, with protein sequence MSDGRTLVARWRDWAGTGLEHLVLQEAAQGIVAEATVIATPEGGNPLALTYRISCDPAWRVRTLEVRLIGSARSLNVAGDGAGSWTTATGTPLGALQGAIDVDLAVTPFTNTLPIRRLGLRAGESAEILAAYVSPPDLTVTANRQRYTCLEPGRRYRYESMDGDFVRDVEVDRDGLVVEYPDLFRRVA encoded by the coding sequence ATGAGCGACGGGCGAACCCTGGTGGCGCGCTGGCGCGACTGGGCGGGGACGGGGCTGGAGCATCTCGTGCTCCAGGAGGCGGCGCAGGGCATCGTCGCGGAGGCGACGGTCATCGCGACACCGGAAGGTGGAAACCCTCTGGCGCTGACCTACCGCATCTCCTGCGATCCGGCCTGGCGGGTCAGGACCCTGGAGGTGAGGCTGATCGGCTCCGCCCGGTCGCTGAACGTGGCGGGCGACGGGGCAGGGTCCTGGACCACCGCCACCGGCACGCCGCTCGGGGCGCTCCAGGGGGCGATCGACGTCGATCTCGCCGTCACCCCGTTCACCAACACGCTGCCGATCCGGCGGCTCGGGCTGCGTGCGGGCGAGAGCGCCGAGATACTGGCCGCCTATGTATCGCCTCCCGACCTGACCGTGACGGCCAACCGCCAGCGCTATACCTGCCTGGAGCCTGGCCGGCGCTACCGGTACGAATCGATGGACGGCGACTTCGTGCGCGACGTCGAGGTGGACCGTGACGGCCTCGTCGTCGAGTACCCGGATCTGTTCCGGCGAGTCGCGTAG
- a CDS encoding mechanosensitive ion channel family protein: MMAVVRLILLVLFLAAGLGSGVASAQPAVQASGASVDAVIQAFPEGLTSEQTDALLAVMDGEQLRAALRDRMLREAQTRAAAPRQSNPLAFYAGRLDAVVKAYPQVPAALADAFERPNGRDAAIRPWRLAVSLLFLFAAGALVWGGLTRLPPAAPGSMLRSAARDLLRIGGFVVGLLLAYAILRPTHPAAPAIFVAALQAALTVLIADLIFRVLCAPGRPDLRLLPVGDKAAAAIHRSGIWVAVLSAALLGLFDLLNALGMAYDPLIALILPISTLPFLYLAVQFWSRRRDIAALIGGYLNLDLSASHGIGTGLVLATVYLAGLWLTLAAAALRLEPGTGLRLLASFVLAAAVPVTALLLHRPIARFHEAAGAVEGEASATTVRLMRAVWVSLLVLAVVATAFLWGFDAAQQPGPFGIALRLLFDAGVILLLGYVGWALLIRSFDRLIASQDDRDRRTAQRMATLLPLLRKFLQVALVAVVVMIVLSSLGIAIGPLLAGAGVVGIAIGLGAQSTIADILSGIFFLLEDAFHIGDYVEVGQLRGTVENISLRSLKLRHHRGAVHTLPFGQIKALTNYTRDWALMRLEFRVPPETDLNLVKKLVKRIGAELSDDPEMGPSFIEPLKSQGVRRVEDDAVIIGVKYIAKPGEQFTIRREAYHRIIKAFNENGIDLVGRGVVVRVDDPNAASRAVGFAAVEAIQGSFDGGKQTKEQA; the protein is encoded by the coding sequence ATGATGGCGGTCGTCAGGCTGATCCTCCTGGTGCTCTTCCTGGCTGCCGGGCTCGGCTCGGGCGTTGCCTCCGCCCAGCCGGCCGTCCAGGCGTCCGGCGCCAGCGTCGATGCGGTCATCCAGGCATTTCCCGAAGGGCTGACGTCCGAGCAGACGGACGCCCTGTTGGCGGTCATGGACGGTGAGCAGCTCCGCGCCGCCCTGCGGGACAGGATGCTGAGGGAGGCACAGACCCGGGCCGCGGCTCCCCGGCAATCCAATCCCCTCGCATTCTACGCCGGGCGCCTGGATGCCGTAGTCAAAGCCTATCCCCAGGTACCGGCGGCGCTGGCCGATGCGTTCGAACGGCCGAACGGCCGGGACGCTGCCATCCGGCCATGGCGCCTGGCAGTATCGCTCTTGTTCCTGTTCGCGGCCGGCGCCCTGGTCTGGGGGGGCCTGACGCGGCTGCCGCCCGCAGCACCGGGCAGCATGCTGCGGAGTGCCGCACGCGACCTGCTGCGGATCGGTGGATTCGTCGTGGGCCTGCTGCTGGCCTATGCGATCCTGCGCCCGACCCATCCCGCCGCGCCCGCGATCTTCGTCGCGGCTCTCCAGGCGGCTCTGACGGTATTGATCGCCGATCTGATCTTCCGGGTCCTCTGCGCGCCCGGACGGCCGGATTTGAGGCTTCTGCCGGTGGGCGACAAGGCCGCGGCGGCGATCCACCGCTCCGGCATATGGGTCGCCGTCCTCAGCGCGGCGCTGCTCGGCCTGTTCGACCTGCTGAACGCGCTGGGCATGGCCTACGACCCGCTGATCGCCCTGATCCTGCCAATCAGCACGCTGCCTTTCCTGTACCTGGCGGTCCAGTTCTGGAGCCGGCGCCGGGACATCGCCGCCTTGATCGGCGGGTATCTCAACCTCGACCTTTCCGCAAGCCACGGGATCGGCACCGGCCTGGTGCTGGCGACAGTCTATCTTGCCGGACTCTGGCTGACGCTCGCCGCCGCGGCGCTGCGGCTGGAGCCGGGCACGGGCCTTCGCCTGCTGGCCAGCTTCGTCCTGGCGGCCGCGGTTCCGGTGACCGCCCTGCTGCTGCACCGTCCGATCGCGCGGTTCCACGAAGCGGCGGGCGCCGTCGAGGGTGAGGCGTCCGCCACCACCGTGCGGCTGATGCGGGCCGTCTGGGTTTCCCTGCTGGTGCTTGCGGTGGTCGCCACCGCCTTCCTCTGGGGGTTCGACGCCGCGCAGCAGCCCGGCCCGTTCGGCATCGCGCTGCGGCTGCTGTTCGACGCCGGCGTGATCCTGCTGCTCGGCTATGTCGGCTGGGCGCTGCTGATCCGGAGCTTCGACCGCCTGATCGCGTCCCAGGACGACCGCGACCGCCGGACCGCCCAGCGGATGGCGACCCTGCTGCCGCTGCTCCGCAAGTTCCTTCAGGTAGCACTCGTGGCCGTCGTCGTGATGATCGTGCTGTCCTCCCTGGGGATAGCCATCGGGCCGCTGCTGGCGGGCGCCGGCGTGGTCGGCATCGCGATCGGGCTGGGCGCCCAGTCGACCATAGCCGACATCCTTTCCGGCATCTTCTTCCTGCTGGAGGACGCCTTCCATATCGGGGACTACGTCGAGGTCGGCCAACTCAGGGGTACCGTGGAGAACATCTCGCTCCGCTCGCTCAAGCTGCGCCACCACCGCGGCGCGGTCCACACGCTCCCCTTCGGCCAGATCAAGGCCCTGACCAACTACACCCGCGACTGGGCGCTGATGCGGCTGGAGTTCCGCGTGCCGCCGGAAACCGACCTGAACCTCGTCAAGAAGCTGGTGAAACGGATCGGCGCCGAACTTTCCGACGATCCGGAGATGGGACCCAGCTTCATCGAGCCGCTGAAGTCCCAGGGGGTGCGCCGGGTGGAGGATGACGCCGTGATCATCGGGGTAAAGTACATCGCCAAGCCCGGGGAGCAGTTCACCATTCGGCGCGAGGCCTATCATCGGATCATCAAGGCGTTCAACGAGAACGGCATAGACCTTGTCGGACGGGGCGTGGTCGTCCGGGTCGACGATCCGAACGCCGCCAGTCGGGCGGTGGGATTCGCGGCGGTCGAGGCGATCCAGGGCTCGTTCGACGGCGGGAAACAAACGAAGGAGCAGGCATGA
- a CDS encoding RT0821/Lpp0805 family surface protein yields the protein MRRTGLLMLAAAVLLPLDAVEAQLLFGSRLGEAHYQGDDTKIIMQVGADMLRNAPDGESRPWSNPQTGHGGTITMVRSYERNGMPCRDARMSSDVGRRNVVYILPVCRIADGTWKFAPQ from the coding sequence TTGAGAAGAACGGGTTTGCTGATGCTGGCCGCGGCGGTCCTTCTCCCCTTGGATGCGGTGGAAGCCCAGCTGCTGTTCGGCAGCCGCCTGGGCGAAGCCCATTACCAGGGAGACGACACCAAGATCATCATGCAGGTCGGGGCAGACATGCTCCGCAACGCGCCGGACGGTGAATCCAGGCCCTGGTCCAACCCCCAGACGGGGCATGGCGGGACCATCACCATGGTCCGGAGCTACGAGCGTAACGGGATGCCCTGCCGCGACGCCCGGATGAGCAGCGACGTGGGCCGGCGCAACGTGGTTTACATACTGCCGGTCTGCCGCATCGCGGACGGGACATGGAAGTTCGCCCCGCAGTAA
- the aqpZ gene encoding aquaporin Z — protein MSQFRRTSAEFLGTFWLVFGGCGSAVLAAAFPEVGIGLLGVSLAFGLTVLTMAYSIGHISGCHLNPAVTVGLWAAKRFPTKDILPYVVAQIGGAIVAAIALYVVASGKADYNLAVNGLATNGFGAASPGGYTMASGMLIEIILTFGFLIVILGSTDTRAPAGFAPLAIGLALTLIHLISIPVTNTSVNPARSTGPALIMGGVALQQLWFFWVAPLIGGVLGGIAYRMLSAEEAVVKPAITGEPAR, from the coding sequence ATGTCGCAGTTTCGTCGGACTTCCGCAGAGTTCCTCGGCACATTCTGGCTGGTCTTCGGTGGGTGCGGAAGCGCCGTGCTGGCGGCTGCGTTCCCGGAGGTCGGAATCGGCCTGCTCGGCGTATCGCTGGCATTCGGCCTGACGGTGCTGACGATGGCCTACTCGATCGGCCACATCAGCGGCTGCCATCTCAACCCGGCCGTGACCGTCGGCCTGTGGGCTGCCAAGCGCTTCCCGACGAAGGATATCCTGCCCTACGTCGTCGCGCAGATCGGCGGCGCGATCGTGGCGGCCATCGCGCTGTACGTGGTCGCCAGCGGCAAGGCCGATTACAATCTCGCGGTCAACGGCCTGGCGACGAACGGCTTCGGCGCGGCTTCGCCCGGCGGCTATACGATGGCGTCGGGAATGCTGATCGAGATCATCCTGACCTTCGGCTTCCTGATCGTGATCCTCGGTTCGACCGACACCAGGGCCCCGGCCGGCTTCGCCCCTCTCGCGATCGGACTGGCGCTCACGCTGATCCACCTGATCAGCATCCCGGTCACCAACACCAGCGTGAATCCGGCACGCAGCACCGGCCCTGCGCTGATCATGGGCGGCGTGGCGCTGCAGCAGCTCTGGTTCTTCTGGGTGGCGCCATTGATCGGCGGCGTGCTCGGCGGCATCGCCTACCGCATGCTGTCGGCCGAGGAGGCGGTCGTGAAGCCCGCGATCACCGGCGAGCCGGCACGCTGA
- a CDS encoding DMT family transporter — MAWVMLFLAGAFEIGWALGLKQTAGFTRLVPSLLTAGSMVISLGLLGLALRTLPLGTAYAIWTGIGTVGTVIAGIAIYGEPAGALRLGCVALIVTGIIGLKLVSTP, encoded by the coding sequence ATGGCCTGGGTTATGTTGTTCCTCGCCGGCGCTTTCGAAATCGGTTGGGCCCTCGGCCTGAAGCAGACGGCCGGTTTCACGCGTCTCGTCCCGTCGCTGCTGACGGCGGGCAGCATGGTGATCAGCCTCGGCCTGCTCGGCCTTGCGCTGCGCACCCTTCCCCTCGGAACGGCCTATGCGATCTGGACCGGCATCGGAACCGTGGGAACCGTCATCGCCGGTATCGCGATCTACGGCGAGCCGGCAGGTGCCCTGCGGCTGGGCTGCGTCGCCCTGATCGTCACCGGCATCATCGGGTTGAAGCTGGTTTCCACCCCTTGA
- a CDS encoding gamma-glutamylcyclotransferase, translating to MSAEDSFRGAVAEDASETRDSPMLEPAACSGEPLMVFASPAARSFPKIMVPPDTDLWVFGYGSLMWNPEFPFVERRQALLRGYHRRFCVYSHRYRGTPDRPGLVLGLDRGGSCRGMVFRVEAGLVDRTLDYLWDREMVSGVYRPKLLGVWTEAGTVSACTFVADRGHRQYCGEMCVSDVIRHIRQGVGERGPNLEYLANTVGHLRELGMVDRGLERLLTDVQGLMERGADNP from the coding sequence ATGTCTGCCGAAGATTCATTCCGCGGTGCGGTCGCGGAGGACGCCTCCGAGACCCGCGACTCTCCGATGCTGGAACCCGCCGCTTGTTCCGGCGAACCGCTCATGGTCTTCGCGTCCCCGGCGGCGCGGTCGTTCCCCAAGATCATGGTTCCGCCCGATACGGACCTCTGGGTGTTCGGCTACGGCTCGCTGATGTGGAATCCCGAATTCCCTTTCGTCGAGCGCCGGCAGGCGCTGTTGCGGGGATATCATCGGCGGTTCTGCGTCTATTCCCACCGCTATCGCGGCACGCCCGACCGGCCGGGGCTGGTGCTGGGCCTGGACCGCGGCGGCTCCTGCCGCGGCATGGTCTTCAGGGTCGAAGCGGGCCTCGTGGACCGGACCCTGGACTATCTGTGGGACCGGGAGATGGTCAGCGGCGTCTATCGGCCCAAACTGCTCGGGGTCTGGACCGAAGCCGGCACCGTCAGCGCCTGCACTTTCGTCGCCGATCGGGGCCACCGCCAGTATTGCGGCGAGATGTGCGTCTCCGACGTGATCCGGCACATCCGGCAGGGCGTCGGCGAGCGCGGCCCGAACCTGGAATATCTGGCGAACACCGTAGGGCACCTGCGTGAACTGGGCATGGTGGACCGGGGGCTGGAAAGGCTCCTGACAGATGTTCAGGGATTGATGGAAAGGGGAGCGGACAACCCTTGA